The Pseudomonadota bacterium genome includes a region encoding these proteins:
- the rfbD gene encoding dTDP-4-dehydrorhamnose reductase, whose translation MSTLLLGASGQLGRHLQHVLPGLVTCARHDADHIADLTDMGALRAVLASVRPQVIVNAAAWTAVDDAEDHPAEAFHLNHDVPAALAEWVRERDALLVHYSTDYVFSGQPGRAWREDDAVAPESVYGRTKLAGEQVVVSSGCRALVLRTAWLYSALPGNFLSAILARAARGESLRVVADQTGSPTWAGTLAEATAQLLSRADTVDRPILLHVAGQGALTWHALAEEAVQMAAVRGIIPQAVEVTPISSDQWPQKARRPSWSVLDCDRFEQLSGWHLPDCRVALSECLDQWSAAQC comes from the coding sequence ATGAGCACCCTGCTGCTTGGCGCCAGCGGCCAGCTGGGCCGCCATCTCCAGCACGTGCTGCCGGGGTTGGTCACCTGCGCCCGCCACGACGCCGACCATATCGCCGACCTGACCGATATGGGCGCCCTGCGTGCGGTGCTGGCGTCGGTGCGCCCGCAAGTCATTGTCAATGCCGCCGCATGGACGGCGGTCGACGATGCCGAGGATCATCCGGCCGAGGCGTTTCATCTCAATCATGATGTGCCGGCGGCCCTGGCCGAGTGGGTGCGCGAGCGTGACGCGCTGCTTGTGCATTATTCTACTGACTACGTGTTCAGCGGCCAGCCGGGTCGGGCCTGGCGCGAGGATGATGCGGTCGCGCCTGAATCGGTATATGGCCGCACCAAGCTGGCCGGTGAGCAGGTTGTTGTTTCCAGCGGCTGTCGCGCGCTGGTTCTTCGAACGGCCTGGCTGTATTCCGCCCTGCCGGGCAACTTCCTGAGTGCGATACTGGCGCGCGCCGCGCGCGGCGAATCGCTCCGGGTCGTGGCCGACCAGACCGGCTCGCCCACCTGGGCGGGGACCCTGGCGGAGGCAACCGCACAGCTGCTCAGCCGGGCCGACACGGTGGATCGTCCGATTCTGCTGCATGTCGCCGGGCAGGGTGCCTTGACCTGGCACGCGCTGGCCGAAGAGGCCGTGCAGATGGCGGCCGTGCGTGGCATTATCCCGCAAGCGGTTGAGGTGACACCGATTAGCAGCGATCAATGGCCGCAAAAGGCGCGTCGTCCAAGCTGGTCGGTGCTTGACTGTGACCGCTTCGAACAGCTCAGTGGCTGGCATTTGCCCGATTGTCGAGTCGCGCTGTCCGAGTGTCTGGATCAATGGAGCGCTGCGCAATGCTGA
- the rfbC gene encoding dTDP-4-dehydrorhamnose 3,5-epimerase, whose amino-acid sequence MKIEETALPGVKIIEPRVFGDARGWFLETWRQERYRELGIGPDFVQANCSSSVRGVLRGIHFQWPEPQGKLVWVSAGRVFDVAVDIRPDSATFRHWYATELDAEHHRQLWIPEGFGHGFQVLSDSATFNYLCTRPYRAEHDTSIAWDDPDIGIDWPLEPAGLSNKDCSAPRLSELARQQLPS is encoded by the coding sequence ATGAAGATCGAGGAGACCGCGCTGCCGGGCGTCAAAATCATCGAACCCCGGGTATTCGGCGATGCGCGCGGCTGGTTCCTCGAGACCTGGCGCCAGGAGCGCTACCGGGAACTCGGCATTGGTCCGGATTTTGTCCAGGCCAACTGTTCCAGTTCGGTGCGCGGCGTACTGCGCGGGATCCATTTCCAGTGGCCCGAGCCCCAGGGCAAGCTGGTGTGGGTCAGTGCCGGGCGGGTTTTCGACGTGGCTGTCGATATTCGCCCCGACTCCGCCACTTTCCGGCACTGGTACGCCACCGAGCTGGATGCCGAGCATCATCGCCAGCTGTGGATTCCGGAAGGCTTTGGTCACGGCTTTCAGGTGCTGTCTGATTCGGCCACGTTCAACTACCTGTGTACGCGTCCCTACCGGGCCGAGCATGACACATCGATTGCCTGGGACGATCCCGATATCGGAATCGATTGGCCGCTGGAGCCGGCCGGCCTGTCCAACAAGGATTGCAGCGCGCCGCGCCTGAGCGAGCTTGCGCGCCAACAGCTGCCGTCATGA